A genome region from Triticum aestivum cultivar Chinese Spring chromosome 2B, IWGSC CS RefSeq v2.1, whole genome shotgun sequence includes the following:
- the LOC123042247 gene encoding uncharacterized protein — protein MDSTISRFQWIKSENIILEMEEVQLVFLEMTRKIIQGKRICCERVGCRRGRSPQWTHCSITKTQATVLLLMVERRSTAREAREKLRVKEGFTTRYKASRGLIFLEWKMISYWCL, from the exons ATGGATTCGACGATTTCAAG GTTTCAATGGATTAAATCTGAGAACATAATTCTCGAAATGGAGGAGGTTCAATTGGTGTTCCTGGAGATGACAAGAAAGATCATTCAAGGGAAGAGGATTTGTTGCGAGAGAGTCGGATGCCGGCGCGGACGATCCCCTCAATGGACTCATTGCAGCATCACGAAGACACAGGCAACGGTGCTACTGCTGATGGTAGAGAGGAGATCAACGGCAAGGGAGGCAAGGGAAAAACTGAGG GTCAAAGAGGGGTTTACAACTAGGTATAAAGCTTCACGAGGACTCATCTTCTTGGAATGGAAGATGATCAGTTACTG GTGCTTGTGA